In Bernardetia litoralis DSM 6794, the genomic window AATACATAAAAGAGGGCTTTCTGTCAAAATCATAGAAGCTACTGACCGAGTAGGAGGAAGAGTAAAAACAGATATTGTAAATGGTTTTCGTTTGGATAGAGGTTTTCAAGTACTCTTGACAGCTTATCCAGAGACAAAAAAGATATTAAATTACTCAAAACTTCAACTCAAAAATATCAATGCAGGTGCGCTTTTGCATACTGATAAAGGAGTTTTTGAATTTGCTGACCCATTTCGTAATCCATCAAAAACACTTTCTACTCTTGCCAATCCAATCGGAACTTGGGCAGATAAATTGCGTATGCTTTTGGTAAAAACAGAAATAAATGGGAAAGGTTTACATGAAATTTTTACACAGCCAGAAACTACAACTTATCAAGCTCTAAGGCAAAATTATAGATTTAAAAGCTCTTTGATAGAGCAGTTTTTGAATCCATTTTTGGCAGGAATATTTTTAGAAAAAGATTTGGAAACTTCAAATAGAATGTTTGATTTTATATTTCAAATGTTTTCAAAAGGAAATGGAGCAGTTCCAGCTTTGGGAATGGAAGAAATTCCTCGTCAGCTTGCCAGTAGCTTGCCAAATGATGCCATTGTTACAAATGAAAAAGTAGTTTCGATAAATAAAAATAAAGCTACGACAGAAAGTGGAAATGAGTTTGAAGCAAAAACAATTCTGATTGCAACAGATAATAATGAGTTTGCACAATCTTACAGAGCAACTACAAGCGAAAATGAAACTACAAGAGGAACAACAAATTTGTATTTCTCAATGGATAAATCAATCATAAAACGTCCTGTTTTGTGTCTAAATTCTTTGAAGAACCGATTGGTAAATAATTTTGTAGTAATGAGTGATATTTCTTCGGATTATGCACCCATTGATAAATCTTTACTTTCTGTCTCTATTGTTACAGATAATGAAAATAAAAACTTTACAGAAGAAGAATTAATAGAAAAAGCAAGAAGAGAACTAAGTTTGTGGTACGGAACGCACGCCTACGAGTGGGATTTTTTGAAGTCTTATTCCATTCCTCACGCTCTACCAAATCAAAATTCTGTAAAATATACACCTTCTATGGAAGATTTGAAAATACATGATGGTTTGTATCGTTGTGGTGATTATTTATTGAATGGTTCTCTGAATGCTGCGATGCGTTCAGGGCGTTTGGTAGCTGATTTGATTGGTGATGAGATTTAAGGATAATATTAGTTTTATTTTTACCCATAAGATTTTTAAAAATCTTATGGGTATATTTTTTTAGCTTCTGCTGGTGTTTTGGCTTGGAATAATTAAATCACTACCAAAACTAAAATTTTAAAGCTACTTTTGTATTTACTTATGTAAAAAAACAATTTAGAAAAAAACAA contains:
- a CDS encoding protoporphyrinogen/coproporphyrinogen oxidase; this translates as MTDVLIIGGGIAGLTAAKKIHKRGLSVKIIEATDRVGGRVKTDIVNGFRLDRGFQVLLTAYPETKKILNYSKLQLKNINAGALLHTDKGVFEFADPFRNPSKTLSTLANPIGTWADKLRMLLVKTEINGKGLHEIFTQPETTTYQALRQNYRFKSSLIEQFLNPFLAGIFLEKDLETSNRMFDFIFQMFSKGNGAVPALGMEEIPRQLASSLPNDAIVTNEKVVSINKNKATTESGNEFEAKTILIATDNNEFAQSYRATTSENETTRGTTNLYFSMDKSIIKRPVLCLNSLKNRLVNNFVVMSDISSDYAPIDKSLLSVSIVTDNENKNFTEEELIEKARRELSLWYGTHAYEWDFLKSYSIPHALPNQNSVKYTPSMEDLKIHDGLYRCGDYLLNGSLNAAMRSGRLVADLIGDEI